A region from the Geobacter benzoatilyticus genome encodes:
- a CDS encoding GeoRSP system PqqD family peptide chaperone, whose protein sequence is MMQTIHRNPNVMWREEEDALARVQEALDRGDEVEETGTSVLFSGGSMLSLNYLGTEIWKLCDGLTLDGIVAELLPQFDVEEAVLREDVQAFLDELAAKGFISYAE, encoded by the coding sequence ATGATGCAGACGATTCATCGCAACCCCAACGTCATGTGGCGCGAGGAGGAGGATGCCCTGGCCCGGGTGCAGGAAGCCCTGGACCGGGGGGACGAGGTGGAGGAGACCGGGACCTCGGTCCTCTTCTCCGGCGGGTCCATGCTCTCCCTCAACTACCTGGGGACCGAGATCTGGAAACTCTGCGACGGACTAACCCTGGACGGCATCGTGGCGGAGCTGCTGCCGCAGTTCGATGTGGAGGAGGCGGTGCTCCGGGAAGATGTCCAGGCCTTTCTGGATGAACTGGCTGCCAAGGGGTTCATCAGCTATGCCGAATGA
- a CDS encoding permease, with the protein MVLNLFSRKPREECAIHGHHGGSGNRMLIAMVLISLSLVVWHVLSTGTGGYPAAPVSFPVLLGSELWDLFFDNHGIMAELWDVLPYFLIGILIAGYLRTFKIAVKLQASLRKYGVLSVFLASFVGIITPLCACGTVTTAISLLVAGIPLAPVMSLMVTSPLLSPSTYLLTLNDLGPEWTVIRTISAFAMGVFAGLVTHYLGKRPGFRKDEIFIEGALVRGDFHDDDYPDERLRCNCRRKFGNRIAVRTGNKFLIFLAKSAEMLWVVGKYVLVGVVVGAVVERYMPKEWVYGLFGRKDPLSILWVSLASVPMFLHQISASSIIYHIKGSLGGTLDAGAALAFMIGGPVTAVPTMVLFWSFFRKRVFFLYMSVCLAGTLLIAYGFQLLVFMPGVDVGNPLLAGVASLPGGEAAVVRKDDSNVRMVMDPGGKGLVATYTNPVDGRGPVVFDGAYGHFAAAPAVSHDNGAYIANIARWLEENTLAASSGKILLYSAGSGSGAVPELPGKKVQAELEARGLTVRTAGRHDIPLLTGQLLAEYGQVWLFVGDDPATGLSDAEIKLLEDHNTDGGGALIVPVVRPGEIPRGANRLASRYGVTFAAVGDTGPVVQVSTASGIFNRTAEWLGSVMKLVKKA; encoded by the coding sequence ATGGTATTGAATCTGTTCAGCAGAAAACCAAGGGAGGAATGCGCAATCCACGGGCACCACGGCGGTTCGGGAAACCGGATGCTCATTGCCATGGTCCTGATCTCCCTCTCTCTGGTGGTGTGGCACGTGCTGTCCACCGGAACCGGCGGATATCCGGCTGCGCCGGTTTCGTTTCCAGTTCTCCTCGGCAGCGAACTGTGGGACCTGTTTTTCGATAATCACGGCATTATGGCCGAGCTGTGGGACGTCTTGCCCTATTTCCTCATCGGCATTCTGATAGCCGGATATCTGCGGACGTTCAAGATTGCGGTCAAGCTCCAGGCGTCCCTCCGGAAATACGGGGTCCTGAGCGTATTTCTCGCCTCCTTTGTGGGGATCATCACCCCCCTGTGCGCCTGCGGCACCGTGACCACGGCCATCAGCCTCCTGGTGGCGGGGATACCCCTGGCGCCGGTCATGTCGCTTATGGTGACCTCGCCGCTGTTGAGTCCGTCCACCTACCTCCTCACCCTGAACGATCTCGGCCCCGAGTGGACCGTCATCAGGACCATCTCGGCCTTTGCCATGGGAGTGTTCGCCGGGCTAGTCACCCACTACCTCGGCAAACGGCCGGGCTTCCGGAAGGACGAGATATTCATCGAAGGTGCCCTTGTCAGGGGTGATTTCCACGACGATGATTACCCCGATGAGCGCCTCCGGTGTAACTGCCGCCGCAAATTCGGCAACCGCATTGCCGTCAGGACGGGGAACAAATTCCTCATTTTTCTGGCGAAGTCGGCGGAGATGCTCTGGGTGGTGGGGAAGTACGTCCTTGTCGGGGTCGTGGTCGGCGCCGTCGTCGAACGCTACATGCCCAAGGAGTGGGTCTACGGCCTCTTCGGCCGGAAGGATCCCCTCAGCATCCTCTGGGTTTCCCTGGCATCGGTGCCGATGTTCCTGCACCAGATCAGCGCGTCCAGCATCATTTATCACATCAAGGGCTCCCTTGGCGGCACTCTCGATGCCGGAGCCGCCCTGGCATTCATGATCGGCGGTCCGGTAACGGCGGTGCCCACCATGGTGCTCTTCTGGAGCTTCTTCAGAAAGCGGGTCTTTTTCCTTTATATGAGCGTCTGCCTCGCTGGGACGCTGCTCATCGCCTACGGGTTCCAGCTTCTCGTATTCATGCCCGGCGTCGATGTGGGCAATCCGCTTTTGGCAGGGGTTGCTTCGTTGCCGGGAGGTGAGGCCGCCGTTGTCCGGAAGGATGATTCCAATGTGCGGATGGTCATGGACCCCGGCGGAAAAGGGCTTGTGGCAACCTATACCAATCCGGTGGATGGCCGGGGGCCGGTCGTGTTCGACGGCGCTTACGGGCATTTTGCCGCAGCACCGGCCGTCAGCCATGACAACGGCGCCTACATCGCCAATATCGCCCGATGGCTGGAGGAAAACACCCTTGCCGCTTCTTCCGGTAAAATCCTCCTCTATTCTGCCGGGAGCGGCTCCGGTGCTGTTCCCGAACTCCCGGGCAAGAAGGTGCAGGCTGAACTTGAAGCCAGGGGACTGACGGTCAGGACGGCCGGGAGGCATGACATCCCGCTGCTTACCGGCCAACTGCTGGCGGAGTACGGCCAGGTGTGGCTCTTTGTGGGGGACGACCCGGCTACGGGGCTGAGCGATGCCGAGATCAAGCTGCTGGAAGACCATAATACCGATGGCGGAGGCGCCCTGATCGTTCCTGTTGTCCGGCCGGGGGAAATTCCCCGCGGGGCGAACCGGCTTGCCTCCCGCTATGGGGTGACGTTTGCCGCCGTTGGCGATACCGGCCCGGTGGTGCAGGTCTCAACAGCTTCAGGAATTTTCAACCGGACCGCCGAGTGGCTCGGCTCCGTTATGAAACTTGTCAAGAAAGCGTGA
- a CDS encoding phosphate/phosphite/phosphonate ABC transporter substrate-binding protein produces the protein MPITRIFRLAPLLLLLFLVAGCKPEGKRPVVKIGYMLCNSEEETMARFLPLTRYLSEQCGVDFVAVPVDTHDFEKRFKAGEFTFTHSNSLIYIVLRENHGVELVASEKRGKFGSRSVGALIARKGSGIEKLDDIRGKRLAFGPMLAPTGYLAEYDLMLSAGINPEHDLATYSIPPGSFKHEKLIYGVLYGQYDVAAAPALDLEIMAREGKISPDDFVILAQSKPIPYCTFGVAKGTDPALVKKVKEALLALKPTDTAEVEGERLKVLKAAWIDGYEELSDSDYDPIREMAKRVNMPPYQKY, from the coding sequence ATGCCCATTACCCGAATTTTCAGACTCGCCCCTCTTCTTCTGCTCCTTTTCCTCGTAGCCGGCTGCAAGCCGGAAGGCAAGCGGCCCGTGGTGAAGATCGGCTACATGCTCTGCAACAGCGAGGAGGAAACCATGGCGCGTTTCCTCCCCCTGACCCGCTACCTCTCCGAGCAGTGCGGAGTCGACTTCGTGGCGGTGCCGGTGGATACCCACGACTTCGAGAAACGGTTCAAGGCGGGGGAATTTACCTTTACCCACTCCAACTCCCTCATCTACATCGTTCTCCGCGAGAACCACGGTGTCGAACTGGTTGCTTCGGAGAAACGGGGCAAATTCGGTTCCCGCTCCGTCGGCGCCCTCATTGCCCGCAAGGGGAGCGGCATCGAAAAGCTGGACGATATCCGGGGCAAGCGTCTTGCCTTCGGCCCCATGCTGGCTCCCACCGGTTATCTGGCCGAATACGACCTGATGCTTTCCGCCGGCATCAATCCGGAGCACGACCTGGCGACGTATTCCATCCCCCCCGGCTCCTTCAAGCACGAAAAACTCATCTACGGCGTCCTTTACGGCCAGTACGACGTGGCCGCAGCACCGGCCCTCGACCTGGAAATCATGGCGCGGGAAGGAAAAATCTCGCCGGACGATTTCGTCATCCTCGCCCAGAGCAAGCCGATCCCCTATTGCACCTTCGGCGTGGCCAAGGGGACCGACCCGGCCCTGGTGAAGAAGGTGAAAGAGGCGCTTCTGGCCCTGAAACCCACCGATACCGCCGAGGTGGAGGGCGAGCGGCTCAAGGTGCTGAAGGCCGCCTGGATCGACGGCTACGAGGAGCTTTCCGACAGCGACTACGACCCGATCCGGGAGATGGCGAAACGGGTGAACATGCCGCCGTACCAGAAGTATTGA
- a CDS encoding cupin domain-containing protein has protein sequence MKSQVLDVQTLKKFSDEKRHQETIWSDDHARVSLICMKPGQEIVTHTHHGSHIWTVMEGTGEFLSGGKTQSITTGQIVVVPAFEDHGIRNASQENLVIASITGQGD, from the coding sequence ATGAAATCACAGGTGCTTGACGTACAGACCCTCAAGAAATTCAGCGACGAGAAACGCCACCAGGAGACCATCTGGTCCGACGACCACGCCAGGGTGAGCCTCATCTGCATGAAGCCGGGCCAGGAGATCGTAACCCACACCCACCACGGCAGTCACATCTGGACGGTCATGGAGGGGACCGGAGAGTTCCTTTCCGGCGGAAAGACCCAGTCCATCACCACGGGGCAGATCGTTGTCGTCCCCGCCTTCGAGGACCACGGCATCCGCAACGCATCCCAGGAAAATCTTGTCATCGCCTCCATAACCGGGCAGGGTGATTAA
- a CDS encoding ResB-like family cytochrome C biogenesis protein — MPLTLPDIPKRTIRFLASTELAVALFLAVAVLAIPGTFTESRTLYSHPLFLCLMGGLALNLVLCTVRRFRSISVPVLILHLGVLVVCGGVIARAFGYVATVNVYEGTTVDKVYRWDLKRDVPLGAELTIRRINREYYPIPVKVGVLRGEAKEALHTLKTGDSFVAGPYTVTAEALEFPSEVLKLSVSRDGQLIGACDTEGESTLPADFPYEFKLVAFQNPVLKRLWVDLALGGKGGPVVSGTSEVNAPFIWNGLYFYNTQVNADQVGMSFAGIQVVRDPGRPCVFAGFAIMGLGAVLSCVRRLFRKNPVHTPL, encoded by the coding sequence GTGCCTCTGACACTGCCCGACATCCCGAAGCGGACAATCCGCTTCCTGGCCTCGACGGAGCTTGCCGTAGCGCTTTTCCTGGCGGTTGCCGTCCTGGCCATCCCCGGTACCTTCACCGAAAGCAGGACGCTCTACTCCCATCCGCTTTTTCTCTGCCTGATGGGGGGGCTGGCCCTCAATCTCGTCCTCTGCACGGTGCGGCGGTTCCGGTCCATTTCCGTGCCGGTGCTCATTCTGCACCTGGGAGTGCTGGTGGTTTGCGGCGGCGTCATTGCCAGGGCGTTCGGGTATGTGGCGACCGTCAACGTTTACGAGGGAACCACTGTAGATAAGGTATACCGCTGGGATCTGAAAAGGGATGTTCCCCTCGGCGCGGAACTGACCATCCGGCGGATAAACCGGGAATATTACCCGATTCCGGTCAAGGTGGGGGTGCTCAGGGGAGAAGCGAAAGAGGCTCTCCATACCCTTAAGACCGGAGACAGCTTTGTAGCGGGCCCCTACACCGTTACGGCGGAAGCCCTCGAATTCCCCTCCGAAGTCCTCAAGCTATCGGTTTCCAGGGATGGACAGCTGATCGGCGCCTGCGATACCGAAGGAGAGAGCACGCTCCCTGCTGATTTTCCCTACGAGTTCAAGCTGGTGGCGTTTCAGAATCCGGTCCTGAAAAGGCTCTGGGTCGATCTTGCCCTCGGCGGCAAGGGGGGTCCCGTCGTCTCCGGCACTTCTGAGGTCAATGCCCCATTTATCTGGAACGGGCTTTATTTCTATAATACCCAGGTGAATGCGGATCAGGTCGGCATGTCTTTTGCTGGCATTCAGGTGGTCAGAGATCCCGGAAGGCCCTGTGTTTTCGCCGGGTTTGCCATCATGGGGCTCGGCGCGGTCCTGTCATGCGTCAGGAGACTTTTCAGGAAGAATCCGGTGCATACCCCCCTTTGA
- a CDS encoding GeoRSP system radical SAM/SPASM protein — protein sequence MPNDKDVVKAPSLEAPLTINWAINNSCNFACRHCYSREDTHEELPRDVLLSCLEKVAGAGVFSVNFGGGEPLLHPGLLDIASHAGGLGLRISMNSNGWLLDREKAQALRDAGFTKVGISIDSHIPAVHDDFRGVAGSHDRAVAALGHLAEAGIATSISTVICRINHTAIDELVAFAREQGVGQLNFHNFKCSGLGLSHKDELDLSPEEWKEFYRGALAAKGREKGLDISLDDPIIALLGARDAGSLVKGSVCGKLSLNIKANGDMTPCGFIPVVIGNIVRDDLKQVWRDSAVLEKMRNKKPTGKCSGCSKYEDCLGGCSARALALTGDLNSPDPHCWA from the coding sequence ATGCCGAATGACAAAGATGTTGTGAAGGCGCCGTCGCTGGAAGCGCCCCTGACCATCAACTGGGCCATAAACAACAGCTGCAATTTCGCCTGCCGCCACTGCTACAGCCGCGAGGACACCCACGAGGAACTTCCCCGCGATGTTCTTCTCTCTTGCTTGGAGAAGGTGGCCGGGGCCGGGGTGTTCTCCGTCAATTTCGGCGGAGGAGAGCCGCTTCTCCACCCGGGGCTTCTGGATATAGCCAGTCATGCAGGTGGCCTGGGGCTGCGGATATCCATGAACAGCAACGGCTGGCTCCTTGACCGGGAGAAGGCGCAAGCCCTCCGGGACGCCGGCTTCACCAAGGTGGGCATCAGCATCGACAGTCACATTCCCGCGGTCCACGACGATTTCCGCGGCGTCGCCGGAAGCCACGACCGGGCTGTGGCGGCCCTGGGGCACCTGGCGGAGGCGGGGATCGCCACCTCCATCTCCACGGTGATCTGCCGGATCAACCACACCGCCATCGACGAACTGGTGGCTTTTGCCCGGGAGCAGGGAGTGGGGCAGCTCAACTTCCACAACTTCAAGTGCTCGGGGCTCGGCCTTTCCCACAAGGATGAACTGGACCTGTCGCCGGAGGAGTGGAAGGAGTTCTACCGCGGCGCCCTGGCGGCAAAGGGGCGGGAGAAGGGGCTCGACATCTCCCTGGACGACCCGATAATTGCGCTTCTCGGCGCCCGTGACGCCGGAAGTCTCGTGAAGGGGAGCGTCTGCGGCAAGCTGTCGCTGAACATCAAGGCCAACGGCGACATGACCCCTTGCGGCTTCATCCCCGTCGTTATCGGCAATATCGTCCGTGACGACCTGAAGCAGGTCTGGCGGGATTCGGCGGTGCTGGAGAAGATGCGGAACAAAAAACCGACGGGCAAATGCTCCGGCTGCAGCAAGTACGAGGATTGCCTCGGCGGGTGCAGCGCCCGGGCCCTGGCGCTTACCGGCGACCTGAACAGCCCCGATCCCCACTGCTGGGCGTAA
- a CDS encoding GeoRSP system SPASM domain protein — protein MELASPITIYWDLPAEPADNGMLRRLCADIAACRPLMLQVTCGGDLPGEGTVAVLEEFSGTPVAVSLTVPVAAFHESVAARAGDLKVKELLLSAESVADFQGMRGAFRESSPAMGISFPVTRANWRQLPSLVAFCREEGVTRLVLPMQRLYGGEAPFFIDRAEQDELTASLAAEGGADGLNVTIHDPFLWRAFNPGVPFPQGGCQAANTMIAIAPDGGVYPCPTLPVRLGTLGAMSLREIIASQVKRAFRFRLRETPEECIPCREADECRGGCLGRAFAVHGSLDGADPACK, from the coding sequence ATGGAACTGGCTTCCCCCATAACCATCTACTGGGATCTCCCCGCCGAACCGGCCGATAACGGGATGCTCCGGCGCCTATGTGCCGACATTGCCGCCTGTCGTCCCCTCATGCTCCAGGTGACTTGTGGGGGGGATTTGCCGGGCGAGGGGACCGTGGCGGTGCTGGAGGAGTTCAGCGGCACCCCCGTTGCCGTTTCCCTCACCGTGCCGGTGGCGGCTTTTCATGAGTCCGTTGCCGCCCGTGCGGGCGACCTGAAGGTGAAGGAGCTGCTCCTGTCGGCGGAGTCCGTGGCGGATTTTCAGGGGATGCGCGGCGCGTTCCGGGAGTCCTCCCCGGCCATGGGGATTTCGTTTCCGGTGACCCGCGCTAACTGGCGCCAGTTGCCGTCCCTGGTCGCTTTCTGCCGGGAAGAGGGGGTGACCCGCCTCGTTCTGCCCATGCAGCGCCTCTATGGGGGAGAAGCCCCCTTTTTCATCGACCGGGCCGAGCAGGATGAGCTGACTGCATCCCTGGCCGCGGAGGGGGGAGCGGACGGCCTGAACGTTACCATCCACGACCCGTTCCTCTGGCGGGCCTTCAATCCCGGCGTCCCCTTTCCCCAGGGGGGGTGCCAGGCTGCCAATACCATGATTGCCATTGCCCCCGACGGCGGCGTCTACCCATGCCCGACCCTTCCCGTGAGGCTCGGGACCCTTGGAGCCATGTCTCTTCGGGAGATAATAGCATCCCAGGTCAAGAGGGCGTTCCGGTTCCGGCTTCGCGAAACTCCGGAGGAGTGTATCCCGTGCCGTGAGGCCGATGAGTGTCGTGGGGGATGCCTGGGCCGGGCCTTTGCCGTCCACGGGTCCCTCGACGGTGCCGATCCGGCGTGTAAATGA
- the yedE gene encoding YedE family putative selenium transporter, which produces MLRDRHFWMVVAAGLLLGGFGALLAIWGNPENSGICVSCFIENSAGALGMHDNARMQYLRPELIGFVLGAMASALVFREFRSRGGSAPLPRLFAGIFLIVGCSIFIGCPIKLFLRLAAGDLTVVAGVAGLVAGVWAGLRGLANGVDLGQPGRDKGHGGALIPLFFILLLAFLLIRPGFIIFSSQGSAAQHAPVPLSLGAGIVLGALAQRSRFCITGSIRDVFLMGKRTPALWGVLAFFIAAVVANLAGGKFSPGLYGQPGAHLEHLWSFLGMGLVGWISVLIGGCPFRQLIKAGEGDADAGLVVVGMFMGGAIVQSWGIAATAAGVPLAGKAAILAGFACVLAACLLFRTRTP; this is translated from the coding sequence ATGCTGCGCGACCGGCATTTCTGGATGGTGGTGGCGGCGGGGCTCTTGCTCGGCGGCTTCGGGGCGCTCCTGGCGATCTGGGGGAACCCGGAAAACTCGGGCATCTGCGTCTCCTGCTTTATCGAAAACAGCGCCGGCGCCTTGGGGATGCATGACAATGCCCGCATGCAGTACCTTCGCCCCGAGCTTATCGGTTTCGTGCTCGGTGCCATGGCCAGCGCCCTCGTATTCCGCGAGTTCCGCTCCCGGGGAGGGAGCGCCCCGCTGCCGCGGCTATTTGCGGGGATATTCCTCATCGTCGGCTGTTCCATCTTTATCGGCTGCCCCATCAAGCTCTTCCTCCGCCTTGCCGCCGGGGACCTCACCGTCGTTGCCGGTGTCGCCGGACTGGTTGCCGGCGTATGGGCTGGGCTCCGGGGGCTTGCCAACGGCGTGGATCTTGGCCAGCCCGGCAGGGACAAGGGGCATGGCGGAGCGCTGATCCCGCTTTTTTTCATCCTGCTGCTTGCCTTCCTTCTCATTCGTCCCGGCTTCATCATCTTCTCCTCCCAGGGGAGCGCCGCCCAGCATGCCCCCGTTCCCCTTTCCCTGGGTGCCGGTATTGTGCTCGGCGCCCTGGCCCAGCGGAGCCGTTTCTGCATCACCGGCAGCATCCGGGACGTCTTCCTCATGGGTAAGCGTACCCCGGCCCTCTGGGGGGTGCTTGCCTTCTTCATCGCAGCGGTCGTGGCGAACCTTGCCGGCGGAAAGTTCAGCCCCGGTCTCTACGGCCAGCCCGGCGCCCATCTGGAACACCTCTGGAGCTTCCTCGGCATGGGGCTCGTGGGGTGGATATCCGTCCTCATCGGCGGCTGCCCGTTCCGGCAGCTCATCAAGGCCGGCGAGGGTGACGCCGATGCCGGCCTCGTGGTTGTGGGGATGTTCATGGGCGGTGCCATCGTCCAGTCGTGGGGCATCGCCGCCACGGCCGCCGGCGTCCCCCTGGCCGGGAAGGCGGCGATCCTTGCGGGATTCGCCTGCGTCCTTGCCGCCTGCCTCCTCTTCCGTACCCGGACTCCCTGA
- a CDS encoding glycine betaine ABC transporter substrate-binding protein yields the protein MKKLLCCIMVVSVLAVAQLAGACVGRTLHIGVPNSANERMLAQLMSLLITERTGTSVKIDVFRDSRELYGAVKKGEVNLLVETPGHALEMLGKNSGANGSDAHDFIKKNYRSTFNLAWLESFGGTPQYSPVLTIETLGNYPALPKLLAKLAGTLNNDAYARLLKSSDTADKSRKAARDFLKTKKLI from the coding sequence ATGAAAAAGCTTTTGTGTTGCATCATGGTGGTTTCGGTTCTCGCTGTTGCTCAACTGGCCGGAGCATGTGTCGGCAGAACGCTCCACATCGGTGTTCCCAACTCCGCCAACGAGCGGATGCTTGCGCAATTGATGTCCCTCCTCATAACGGAGAGGACCGGCACGTCGGTCAAGATCGATGTTTTCAGGGACAGCAGGGAGCTGTATGGCGCCGTGAAGAAGGGGGAGGTTAACCTGCTCGTGGAAACCCCCGGCCACGCCCTGGAGATGCTGGGAAAGAATTCCGGGGCAAACGGCAGTGATGCCCACGATTTTATCAAGAAAAACTACCGCTCAACCTTCAATCTGGCCTGGCTCGAATCGTTCGGCGGAACGCCGCAATATTCTCCCGTCCTCACTATCGAGACCCTGGGCAATTATCCGGCACTCCCGAAACTGCTGGCAAAGCTTGCCGGGACCCTGAACAACGATGCCTATGCCCGGCTGCTGAAATCGTCCGACACCGCCGACAAGTCGCGGAAGGCGGCACGGGATTTCCTCAAAACCAAGAAACTGATCTGA